The Poecilia reticulata strain Guanapo linkage group LG1, Guppy_female_1.0+MT, whole genome shotgun sequence DNA window AAGTATCTACAATTAAACACCTTACCTCAGAATTATAGACCTCTACATTTTTTAGCGGGCAAGCTTGAAAAAACGCTCATTACCCGCACTGCCCAGCTATCAAAACTCATTACTCTAACATTAATTTAGTTTGTAGCAGCCAGACTGTTAACGTGTGCTTTGTATAGGTGTATTTTCAAGTTGTGTGTTGGGAACCAACAAGCCCTGTTCCCTCATCTAACGCTCTCTGTCAGCCAAGTACTTTTATAGTTTAAAATTATCAGCATCCTTGTTATCACATTTGAACAGCCTGTAATTTTCTTGTTTACCTGAGCCAAGAATTAAAAGGTAGAATTAGAAATATTCCAGCCTGGCAAGATGACTCACCCATCTGTTTGGTTGCCATAGTTCTTTAATAGATTCTGACTACCATCTTATTAATGATGGAACAGATTACTAATCATTTACTCTGACGTTTTATCATTCCCCAGAGTGAGTTTTTACTTTGCACAGTTCATTATTTTAACATGGAAATGAGTGTGACTAAAATAGCCAAAGCAATCTTCCCAGCTTGCTGTGAGCTCTCTCTGTTTCCTGCAGAGCGGCCGTACCCTATAGCACCTCGAACGGCCCCACGTTCATGTTTCTGAACTAAAGTACTTGCAATGTATTTCCCAGAAGTAGAACTTCTCAAAGAGCAGTTGTATGGCTTGTGTGAACTTCTCTCCGATGTACCGTTTAGGGTCAACCAACTCTGTATGATCATCCAGCCGTGGTTGTCGATGCTTTTAGCAGTGTGCTGCATCACGGACCCGTCTGAGACGTTACGAGAGTCGTGAAACCAGTGCACATCCCCGTCCGGATAGACGTGGTTGAAGATGCAGGATGGACCATCACTCCTTAAAACAGCTTCCACTTTCCCACagaaatctaaagaaaaagatgagaaatgTGGTGAAATTGCTTTTTCCACATCATACTCtcaaatattgtgaaaattcTTAATGTCTCTTGAATTAACACTCAATAGTCAATTTATTAGCTATACATGGTTAACGGCTTCTTTAGTCAAATAAAAGCATCATCCATGACAAGAAGTCAGTGGATTTAGGCATCTACAGTTGGTAAAACATTTTGCCAGAAGgagtaaaaagatttgtgtttAATGGGTATGCTTGTTGGTGCCAGAGTGTTTTAGAAACTGCAAATCTACACCGATTATCACGCACAAACATCTGTTGGGCTTACAGAGAATGAtccaaaaatgagaaaatatacAGTCTGTCACAATTCCTCATCCACAAAAGAAATCTTGTTGCTGTTCTTTCAAAGATCAGGAAAGAACAGCAAGCCCCTCCAGAGATACCAGGGGTTAAATAATTACTCGTTAAAACCAAAGTATGATTGCCGTGACCGAACAAACATGGAAGTCCTTAAAGCAAATGAGCTACAAGAGCAGAATACTGCTCCAGGAACCAGAGACCACAGTTTACACAGCCTCAGGAAAACTGGACAGCAACGGATCGGCAAACCAATCTCTCATCTGGTGCTGAATACGAGACTCAAGACTCTCGTTTACTGTGTCCATTCCTTCATGACGACAATGTACACATCTCCTACGGCTACCCACGTAACAACTTTACACATTCCCagttactttttcacaaaaattcaagaaatttaaaaacagtggaAAGATAAAAGAATCTACGACTGAATACTAcggtttatttaaacatttaccacAATTGCTTTCAGAAAAATCCGTCCAGAAAAGTGAAAGCATAGACTCTGACCTTGCAGCTGCACCTTTGTGCATTCATTTGCCACTCCTTTGTTGGAGCGCAGTTTGCACCTGTACTGTCCGCTCTGCAGAGGCAGCATTCTTTCAAACTCCAAAGACAGTCGTCCATCTTCGTACTTGCAGTCAAAGTCACTTTCGTAGTGTCTTTGTAATTTGGTTATTGCTTGTTCGCTGTCCACCGAACATAAAGACATGTTGCCATGGGACCACTCCATGTATTTGACTAATAGTCCATGCTGAGGTGATGAAGAGTTGCAGTGAAGGGAAACCGGTTTGCCACACTCTGCGAATATCTCGGGGCTCACCTCCAAGTTTACCGAGTCTGCAAGTCAACATGTAGATATTCGGTTAGTAacggaaaaaaaagtgtgtgctTGTATATTAGTATGTTAATTATGTTGAGTTACGGAGGAAAGTTTCCTGCTGCTAGTCAAATGCAGTTAATAACTGATTACTATAAAAGCAGGGATTGTGGAAGTCTGTTAGTGGATCATACTGATGTGAAACCCAGTGTCAAGACTGAAAGACATTTGTGAtgacttttgaaaaacaattgcTAATGCCAATAAACTTGGGGAACATTTTGGCCAGTTGTCAGTCTCCCCTTTT harbors:
- the LOC103467766 gene encoding uncharacterized protein LOC103467766 isoform X1 — encoded protein: MEFTVLLFLLPAFTLTMQALLRSCRGISVTLSPDSVNLEVSPEIFAECGKPVSLHCNSSSPQHGLLVKYMEWSHGNMSLCSVDSEQAITKLQRHYESDFDCKYEDGRLSLEFERMLPLQSGQYRCKLRSNKGVANECTKVQLQDFCGKVEAVLRSDGPSCIFNHVYPDGDVHWFHDSRNVSDGSVMQHTAKSIDNHGWMIIQSWLTLNGTSERSSHKPYNCSLRSSTSGKYIASTLVQKHERGAVRGAIGYGRSAGNRESSQQAGKIALAILVTLISMLK
- the LOC103467766 gene encoding uncharacterized protein LOC103467766 isoform X2, whose product is MEFTVLLFLLPAFTLTMQDSVNLEVSPEIFAECGKPVSLHCNSSSPQHGLLVKYMEWSHGNMSLCSVDSEQAITKLQRHYESDFDCKYEDGRLSLEFERMLPLQSGQYRCKLRSNKGVANECTKVQLQDFCGKVEAVLRSDGPSCIFNHVYPDGDVHWFHDSRNVSDGSVMQHTAKSIDNHGWMIIQSWLTLNGTSERSSHKPYNCSLRSSTSGKYIASTLVQKHERGAVRGAIGYGRSAGNRESSQQAGKIALAILVTLISMLK